One window of Desulfovibrio sp. genomic DNA carries:
- the aroL gene encoding shikimate kinase AroL: MGIIYLVGARASGKTTVGKALAKKLGLPFADTDQHLLESAGRSVDQIVETEGWPGFRQRESAALREVSDAHTRGCVVSTGGGMVLAEANRTLMRQRGMVVFLDAPVEVLAERLGRNPLNSQRPSLTGKDLIEEVNDVLNERRPLYEATAHHIVDASRPLSSICRHISDLWKAHGA; the protein is encoded by the coding sequence ATGGGCATTATTTACCTCGTTGGCGCGCGGGCTTCGGGCAAGACCACTGTCGGCAAGGCCCTTGCCAAAAAGCTGGGCCTGCCCTTTGCCGATACTGACCAGCACCTGCTGGAAAGTGCTGGCCGTAGCGTTGACCAGATAGTGGAAACCGAAGGCTGGCCGGGCTTCCGCCAGCGCGAGAGCGCAGCATTGCGCGAAGTGTCGGACGCCCACACCCGGGGCTGCGTTGTTTCCACCGGCGGCGGCATGGTGCTGGCAGAGGCAAACCGCACGCTCATGCGCCAGCGCGGTATGGTTGTATTTCTCGACGCACCGGTGGAAGTACTTGCGGAACGCCTGGGGCGCAACCCTCTCAACAGCCAGCGTCCCTCGCTGACTGGCAAGGACCTCATTGAGGAAGTAAATGACGTGCTCAACGAACGTCGCCCGCTTTACGAGGCCACCGCTCATCATATTGTGGATGCCTCGCGCCCCCTTTCATCCATTTGCCGCCATATTTCAGACCTCTGGAAGGCCCATGGCGCATAG
- a CDS encoding glycosyltransferase — protein MNFSPTSDPQPLVSVVLPAWNAARTLGAALQSLLDQCPSSLGPVPDFEVVVVDDGSTDDTRTLLEHWRSTHLLGNRLRPVYAPHRGIVPALNSGLAAARGALVARMDADDTAHPQRLACQTAHLLDNEHIDLSATCVTFGGDRELAHGFAHFVDWQNSLLTHEQISRARFRDTPVCHPSVMFRRGCVNQWGAYRDGDFAEDWEIWLRWLHHGAVMDKQPEQMLVWNDAPTRATRADRRYAREACDRLRAFWLARWLEQNNPFHPLVWIVGGGRVARQRLAPLWQHGPVPAAYIDIDPHKIGNRVGGVAVMGRSALPPPGQCCILNALTAHGAAEEASQWLTQTGHQPGQFLIV, from the coding sequence GTGAATTTTTCCCCGACATCTGATCCCCAGCCGCTGGTTTCAGTGGTGCTGCCCGCGTGGAATGCGGCGCGCACTCTTGGCGCTGCCCTGCAAAGCCTGCTTGACCAGTGCCCCTCTTCGCTCGGCCCTGTGCCAGATTTTGAGGTTGTGGTTGTGGACGACGGCTCCACCGACGACACACGCACCCTGCTGGAACACTGGCGCTCCACCCACCTGCTGGGCAACAGGCTCCGCCCAGTCTACGCACCGCACAGGGGCATCGTGCCTGCGCTGAACAGTGGGCTTGCCGCTGCAAGGGGCGCACTTGTGGCCCGCATGGACGCTGACGACACAGCACACCCCCAGCGGCTGGCCTGCCAGACAGCTCACCTACTGGACAATGAGCACATTGATCTTTCTGCAACCTGCGTGACTTTTGGTGGTGATCGCGAACTTGCGCACGGATTTGCACACTTTGTGGACTGGCAGAACAGCCTGCTCACCCACGAGCAGATCAGTCGCGCGCGCTTTCGCGACACACCCGTGTGTCATCCTTCGGTCATGTTCCGCAGGGGATGCGTGAACCAGTGGGGCGCGTACCGCGATGGCGACTTTGCCGAAGACTGGGAAATCTGGTTGCGATGGCTGCACCATGGCGCTGTAATGGACAAGCAGCCAGAGCAGATGCTGGTGTGGAATGATGCGCCAACCCGCGCCACACGTGCAGACCGCAGATACGCACGTGAGGCCTGCGACAGGTTGCGGGCCTTTTGGCTTGCCCGCTGGCTTGAACAAAACAACCCTTTTCATCCCCTTGTCTGGATCGTTGGCGGGGGTCGCGTTGCCCGTCAAAGGCTCGCGCCGTTGTGGCAGCATGGCCCTGTACCCGCCGCGTACATTGATATTGACCCGCACAAAATCGGCAACCGGGTCGGAGGGGTAGCTGTTATGGGCCGCTCTGCCTTGCCTCCCCCTGGGCAGTGTTGCATTCTTAATGCGCTTACAGCCCACGGTGCAGCCGAAGAGGCAAGTCAGTGGCTGACCCAGACTGGACACCAGCCGGGCCAGTTTCTTATTGTTTAG
- a CDS encoding ATP synthase F0 subunit B: MSRWKHAGFILPLVIAFAALVVIPAGAMASEGHAAPRWGDFGWRVLNFVIFAGILWYFVGGLAKRFFKNRREGIKNALDDLDGRRKTAKEQLASVETRIANLNAEREAILAESRQQAEALKQGIVEEAHRQAAQIVEQARLTAENEGRAIFAEVRASIADEIVNAAEKALGSKLNAAEHDKLIANSLNKVVLH; the protein is encoded by the coding sequence TTGAGCAGATGGAAACACGCGGGTTTTATCCTGCCGCTCGTTATTGCCTTTGCCGCGCTGGTGGTCATTCCTGCGGGAGCCATGGCTTCTGAGGGACATGCAGCGCCGCGTTGGGGCGACTTCGGCTGGCGCGTGCTCAACTTCGTGATTTTTGCCGGCATCCTCTGGTACTTCGTCGGCGGCTTGGCCAAGCGTTTCTTTAAGAACCGCCGCGAAGGCATCAAGAATGCCCTGGACGATCTTGACGGACGTCGCAAGACGGCCAAGGAGCAGCTGGCCTCGGTAGAGACCCGCATTGCCAACCTTAATGCTGAACGCGAGGCCATCTTGGCCGAAAGCCGCCAGCAGGCCGAAGCCCTTAAGCAGGGCATTGTGGAAGAGGCTCACCGCCAGGCCGCTCAAATTGTGGAGCAAGCGCGCCTTACGGCGGAAAATGAAGGCCGCGCCATCTTCGCCGAAGTGCGCGCCTCCATTGCCGATGAAATCGTGAACGCTGCCGAGAAGGCCTTGGGTTCCAAGCTCAACGCAGCCGAGCACGACAAGCTTATCGCCAACTCCCTTAACAAGGTGGTGCTCCATTGA
- a CDS encoding ATP synthase F0 subunit B encodes MLDLNVTLLFQLANFFIAIYVLNILLIRPIREIIKKRNGVMDDMAEEAGSFEYQAAERLTNYEAELARARQDAGSNREEGRAAGAAEQQKLVGEAQQSARNILAETRASLQAQAAETLEALRKQVGEFSSRLADRLIKG; translated from the coding sequence ATGCTGGACTTAAATGTCACCCTGCTCTTTCAGCTGGCGAATTTCTTTATCGCTATTTATGTGCTCAACATCCTCCTGATTCGCCCCATCCGCGAAATCATTAAAAAGCGCAACGGCGTCATGGATGATATGGCCGAGGAAGCTGGCTCTTTCGAGTATCAGGCTGCCGAACGGCTCACCAACTATGAGGCCGAACTGGCCCGCGCCCGTCAGGACGCAGGTAGCAACCGTGAGGAAGGCCGCGCTGCTGGCGCGGCAGAACAGCAGAAGCTGGTGGGCGAAGCACAGCAGAGCGCCCGCAACATTCTGGCTGAAACCCGCGCCTCGCTACAGGCACAGGCTGCGGAAACCCTTGAAGCACTGCGTAAGCAGGTGGGCGAATTTTCTTCCCGCCTGGCCGACCGCCTTATCAAGGGCTAG